Proteins from a genomic interval of Piscinibacter sp. HJYY11:
- a CDS encoding HipA family kinase — translation MAALRTVHATRYLTPLREGGSLPAIVEADDDGLYVLKFRGAGQGPKALIAELVAGEMARTLGLPVPEIVLMELDAELARTEPDPEIQDLLRASGGLNLALDYLPGSMTFDPLAERPDGELASRIVWFDAFVTNIDRTPRNANLLLWHRGLWLIDHGAALYFHHSWDDFLQRAMKPFVPIRDHVLLPFANRLQEVDAAMVAMLTPERISEIVALVPESWLLPDPFFSGPDAQRRAYVDYFKRRLQAPRAFLEEAARAHAAHV, via the coding sequence ATGGCCGCCCTGCGCACCGTCCACGCCACCCGCTACCTCACGCCGCTGCGCGAAGGTGGCTCGCTGCCGGCCATCGTGGAGGCCGACGACGATGGGCTCTACGTGCTCAAGTTCCGTGGCGCCGGCCAGGGGCCGAAGGCGCTGATCGCCGAGCTCGTCGCGGGCGAGATGGCCCGCACGCTCGGCCTGCCGGTGCCAGAGATCGTGCTGATGGAACTCGACGCCGAACTCGCCCGCACCGAGCCCGACCCCGAGATCCAGGACCTGCTCCGCGCGAGCGGCGGCCTCAACCTCGCGCTCGATTACCTGCCCGGCTCGATGACCTTCGACCCGCTGGCCGAGCGGCCCGACGGCGAGCTGGCCTCGCGCATCGTGTGGTTCGATGCCTTCGTGACCAACATCGACCGCACGCCGCGCAATGCCAACCTGCTGCTGTGGCACCGGGGCCTGTGGCTCATCGACCATGGCGCGGCGCTCTACTTCCACCACAGCTGGGACGACTTCCTGCAGCGCGCGATGAAGCCCTTCGTGCCGATCCGGGACCACGTGCTGCTGCCCTTCGCCAACCGATTGCAGGAGGTCGATGCCGCCATGGTCGCGATGCTCACGCCCGAGCGCATCAGCGAGATCGTGGCGCTCGTGCCCGAGTCGTGGCTGCTGCCCGACCCGTTCTTCTCGGGCCCCGACGCCCAGCGCCGGGCCTATGTCGACTATTTCAAGCGCCGGCTGCAGGCACCGCGCGCCTTCCTGGAGGAGGCCGCCCGTGCCCACGCTGCACACGTATGA
- a CDS encoding ABC transporter substrate-binding protein codes for MTLNRRLFLRRATQGAAALGTASWVLPTWAAEDGVTAKTITIGNSTALSGPLGNAGQDHIKAIQAAFAQINKAGGVHGRELKIVTQDDGYQAPRTVENIKKMIDDGSALAFMSLIGTPNNGAILPMTEKAGIPVLGPITGAASLRKPEFKNTFHIRPSYTDEVTRMVQQLVQMGLQDIAVVYLDNPFGKEVLGNAQRVLAEQKLKAVASIALAVDGKNHAEVAQQIVDSKCGAVFLGTTGTGTTDLILSLRDKAAGLPVIGLSVTFTDTKRLGKHLTGLAMASVFPSAQVMKFAVVRNFHASMDAAGLTTTGLGLESWINAQVIAEALRRAGRDVTREKLRSALAGLRNFEVGEVAVNFSNAAPYVGTTAVKLGIFGPDGILRS; via the coding sequence ATGACCCTGAACCGCCGCCTTTTCCTCCGCCGGGCCACCCAGGGCGCTGCCGCGTTAGGCACCGCCAGCTGGGTCCTGCCCACCTGGGCCGCTGAAGATGGCGTGACCGCCAAGACGATCACCATCGGCAACTCGACGGCCCTCAGCGGCCCGCTCGGCAACGCCGGGCAGGACCACATCAAGGCCATCCAGGCCGCCTTCGCCCAGATCAACAAGGCGGGCGGTGTGCACGGCCGCGAGCTCAAGATCGTCACCCAGGACGACGGCTACCAGGCTCCGCGCACGGTCGAGAACATCAAGAAGATGATCGACGACGGCAGCGCGCTCGCGTTCATGTCGCTGATCGGCACGCCCAACAACGGCGCCATCCTGCCCATGACCGAGAAGGCCGGCATCCCGGTGCTGGGCCCCATCACCGGTGCCGCCTCGCTACGCAAGCCCGAGTTCAAGAACACCTTCCACATCCGCCCGAGCTACACCGACGAAGTCACGCGCATGGTGCAGCAGCTGGTGCAGATGGGCCTGCAGGACATCGCGGTCGTCTACCTCGACAACCCCTTCGGCAAGGAAGTGCTGGGCAATGCGCAGCGCGTGCTGGCCGAGCAGAAGCTGAAGGCCGTGGCCTCGATCGCACTCGCCGTCGACGGCAAGAACCACGCCGAAGTGGCGCAGCAGATCGTCGACAGCAAGTGCGGCGCCGTGTTCCTCGGCACCACCGGCACCGGCACCACCGACCTCATCCTCTCGCTGCGCGACAAGGCCGCGGGCCTGCCGGTGATCGGCCTGTCGGTCACCTTCACCGACACCAAGCGCCTGGGCAAGCACCTGACGGGGCTGGCCATGGCCTCGGTGTTCCCGAGTGCGCAGGTGATGAAGTTCGCGGTCGTGCGCAACTTCCACGCATCGATGGACGCGGCCGGCCTCACCACCACCGGCCTCGGCCTGGAGAGCTGGATCAACGCGCAGGTGATCGCCGAGGCGCTGCGCCGCGCGGGCCGCGACGTCACGCGCGAGAAGCTGCGCAGCGCGCTCGCGGGCCTGCGCAATTTCGAGGTCGGCGAAGTCGCGGTGAACTTCTCCAACGCCGCGCCCTACGTGGGCACGACGGCGGTGAAGCTCGGCATCTTCGGGCCCGACGGGATCCTTCGGTCCTGA
- a CDS encoding DUF3037 domain-containing protein: MPTLHTYDYAIVRVVPRVERGEFVNVGAIVSCKRASFLKARIELDEARVLALAPDLDLVPVRATLRAIPDICAGGEAAGALRHLSARERFDWLVAPRSTVIQTSPVHTGRCDDLDLALEKLIARMVRVAPAG; this comes from the coding sequence GTGCCCACGCTGCACACGTATGACTACGCCATCGTGCGCGTGGTGCCGCGCGTGGAGCGGGGCGAGTTCGTCAACGTGGGCGCGATCGTGTCGTGCAAGCGCGCCAGCTTCCTGAAGGCGCGCATCGAGCTCGACGAAGCCCGCGTGCTGGCGCTCGCGCCGGACCTCGACCTCGTGCCCGTGCGCGCCACGCTGCGCGCCATTCCCGACATCTGCGCCGGTGGCGAGGCAGCGGGTGCACTGCGCCACCTGTCGGCGCGCGAGCGTTTCGACTGGCTGGTGGCGCCGCGCAGCACGGTGATCCAGACCTCGCCGGTGCATACCGGCCGCTGCGATGACCTCGACCTCGCGCTCGAGAAGCTGATCGCGCGCATGGTGCGGGTCGCGCCCGCGGGCTGA
- a CDS encoding alpha/beta fold hydrolase codes for MAWFDGFEATRYEVNGQQIFARTGGQAGAPPLLLLHGFPQTHVIWHRVAIRLRERFFLVMPDLRGYGDSSKPPGDPQHATYSKRVMAADMVALMRTLGHPRFGLVGHDRGGRVAHRLALDHPDAVTKLSVLDIAPTLDMYEATDMRFAAAYYHWFHLIQPAPLPERMIGGDPLFYLRWKLGGWGSAGMAYLEPEAIAEYERCFVVPESIHAICEDYRASAGIDLEHDRASRAAGERIACDTQVLWGTRGVVHRMFKPLELWQAQCSGRVSGEALPSGHFVPEEAPAETAQALLAFF; via the coding sequence ATGGCATGGTTCGACGGTTTCGAGGCGACCCGGTACGAGGTCAACGGCCAGCAGATCTTCGCCCGCACCGGCGGCCAGGCCGGCGCGCCGCCGCTGCTGCTCTTGCATGGCTTCCCGCAGACGCATGTCATCTGGCACCGCGTGGCGATTCGCTTGCGCGAGCGCTTCTTCCTCGTGATGCCCGACCTGCGCGGCTATGGCGATTCCTCCAAACCGCCGGGCGACCCTCAGCACGCCACCTACAGCAAGCGGGTGATGGCCGCCGACATGGTGGCGCTGATGCGCACGCTCGGCCACCCGCGCTTCGGTCTCGTCGGCCATGACCGCGGCGGCCGCGTCGCGCACCGCCTCGCGCTCGACCACCCCGACGCGGTCACCAAGCTCAGCGTGCTCGACATCGCGCCCACGCTCGACATGTACGAGGCGACCGACATGCGCTTCGCCGCCGCCTACTACCACTGGTTCCACCTGATCCAGCCCGCGCCGCTGCCCGAACGCATGATCGGCGGCGACCCGCTCTTCTACCTGCGCTGGAAGCTCGGCGGCTGGGGCAGCGCTGGCATGGCCTACCTGGAGCCCGAGGCGATCGCCGAATACGAACGCTGCTTCGTCGTGCCCGAGAGCATCCACGCCATCTGCGAGGACTACCGTGCCTCCGCGGGCATCGACCTCGAACACGACCGCGCCTCGCGCGCCGCCGGCGAACGCATCGCCTGCGATACGCAGGTGCTGTGGGGCACGCGCGGCGTGGTGCATCGCATGTTCAAGCCGCTGGAGCTGTGGCAGGCCCAGTGCAGCGGCCGCGTGAGCGGCGAGGCGCTGCCCAGCGGCCACTTCGTGCCGGAAGAAGCGCCGGCCGAGACGGCCCAGGCGCTGCTCGCGTTTTTCTAG
- a CDS encoding putative selenate ABC transporter substrate-binding protein: protein MNILRRHLLCLALLTAAPWAHAQTVLRVTAIPDESPTELARKFAPLGAYLESKLGMKVEWTPVTDYPAAVETLVHRKIDLAWFGGFTFVQAHVRSGGKAVPLVQREEDERFRSVFITDAKSGIAKLDDLKGKTLSFGSASSTSGHLMPRSFLLASKINPDVDLKRVSFSGAHDATIAAVASGKVDAGALNISVWEKFVAEKKVDTAQVKVFYTTPTYYDYNWTVHADMPAELREKIKQAFLALDPNTPQGKEILALQRATRFVPTKAENYTGIRAAAENAGLLK from the coding sequence ATGAACATCCTTCGCCGACACCTGCTCTGCCTCGCCCTCCTCACTGCCGCCCCGTGGGCACACGCCCAGACGGTGCTGCGCGTGACGGCGATCCCCGACGAGTCGCCCACCGAGCTCGCACGCAAGTTCGCGCCGCTGGGCGCGTACCTGGAATCGAAGCTCGGCATGAAGGTCGAGTGGACGCCGGTCACCGACTACCCGGCGGCGGTCGAGACCCTGGTCCACCGTAAGATCGACCTCGCCTGGTTCGGCGGCTTCACCTTCGTGCAGGCGCATGTGCGCTCGGGTGGCAAAGCGGTGCCGCTGGTGCAGCGTGAGGAGGACGAGCGCTTCCGTTCGGTCTTCATCACCGACGCGAAAAGCGGCATCGCCAAGCTCGACGACCTGAAGGGCAAGACCCTGAGCTTCGGCTCGGCCTCCAGCACCTCCGGCCACCTGATGCCGCGCAGCTTCCTGCTGGCCTCGAAGATCAACCCCGACGTGGACCTGAAGCGCGTGAGCTTCTCCGGCGCACACGACGCGACGATTGCCGCGGTGGCCAGCGGCAAGGTCGACGCCGGCGCGCTCAACATCTCGGTGTGGGAGAAATTCGTCGCCGAGAAAAAGGTCGACACCGCGCAGGTGAAGGTCTTCTACACCACGCCGACGTACTACGACTACAACTGGACGGTGCATGCCGACATGCCGGCCGAGCTGCGCGAAAAGATCAAGCAGGCCTTCCTCGCACTCGACCCCAACACGCCGCAGGGCAAGGAGATCCTCGCGCTGCAACGCGCGACGCGCTTCGTGCCGACCAAGGCCGAGAACTACACCGGCATCCGCGCGGCGGCCGAAAACGCCGGGCTGCTGAAGTAA
- the selD gene encoding selenide, water dikinase SelD → MDPIKLTSFSHGGGCGCKIAPGVLAEILSRAPLGLIPPELMVGTETADDAAVYRLNDQQALVATTDFFTPIVDDPRDFGRIAATNAISDIYAMGGTPIMALALVGMPLDKLPLEVIGAILEGGASVCREAGIPIAGGHSIDVLEPIYGLVALGLVHPQRVRRNADAQAGDLLVLGKPLGVGILSAALKKGRLDAKGYAEMVRHTTQLNRVGSVLAEIDGVHAMTDVTGFGLLGHLLEVCRGSRLAAEVEMAKVPLIGTATAFAREGVATGASARNWSGYGAAVSLDAALLPWQQALLTDPQTSGGLLVSCAPEAADTVLARFTAAGFDDAAVIGRLTDGEPRVRVA, encoded by the coding sequence ATGGACCCGATCAAACTCACTTCGTTTTCCCACGGTGGCGGCTGCGGCTGCAAGATCGCGCCGGGCGTGCTGGCCGAGATCCTCTCGCGTGCCCCGCTGGGCCTGATCCCGCCGGAGCTGATGGTGGGCACCGAGACCGCCGACGATGCCGCGGTGTACCGCCTCAACGACCAGCAGGCGCTCGTGGCCACCACCGACTTCTTCACGCCGATTGTCGATGACCCGCGCGACTTCGGGCGCATCGCCGCCACCAACGCGATTTCCGACATCTACGCGATGGGCGGCACGCCCATCATGGCGCTGGCGCTGGTGGGCATGCCGCTCGACAAGCTGCCGCTCGAGGTGATCGGCGCCATCCTCGAAGGCGGGGCGAGTGTCTGCCGTGAGGCCGGCATTCCGATCGCGGGAGGCCACTCGATCGACGTGCTCGAGCCGATCTACGGCCTGGTGGCCCTGGGCCTCGTGCACCCGCAGCGCGTGCGCCGCAACGCCGATGCGCAGGCGGGCGACCTGCTGGTGCTGGGCAAGCCGCTGGGCGTGGGCATCCTCTCGGCCGCGCTGAAGAAAGGCCGGCTCGATGCGAAAGGGTATGCCGAGATGGTCCGCCACACGACGCAGCTCAACCGCGTGGGCAGCGTGCTGGCCGAGATCGACGGTGTGCATGCGATGACCGACGTGACCGGCTTCGGCCTGCTGGGCCATCTGCTGGAGGTGTGCCGCGGCTCCAGGCTCGCCGCCGAGGTGGAGATGGCCAAGGTGCCGCTGATCGGCACGGCCACGGCGTTTGCCCGCGAGGGCGTGGCCACGGGCGCTTCGGCGCGCAACTGGTCGGGCTACGGTGCTGCGGTGTCGCTCGATGCGGCCCTCTTGCCCTGGCAACAAGCCCTGCTCACCGACCCGCAGACGAGCGGTGGCCTGCTCGTGTCATGCGCGCCCGAGGCAGCCGACACGGTGCTGGCGCGTTTCACGGCCGCAGGTTTCGACGATGCCGCCGTGATCGGGCGCCTCACGGACGGCGAGCCACGCGTGCGGGTGGCCTGA
- a CDS encoding GAF domain-containing protein, which yields MPDAFELDSLFVKVSELLVATADTADADIDRAVPEVLHSLREKLGMDVVFVSEFVDGERVMRFVDKAEVAPPVQVGDSGELESSYCLRVVDGRLPELVHDAARLPDLPATPFRVGAHLSTPIVLPDGQTYGTLCCFSTAPNEHLRRKDVDTLRMCAQLVARKIDSADRRRVPEWTLAPVEPPTRR from the coding sequence ATGCCCGACGCTTTTGAACTCGATTCCCTTTTCGTGAAGGTCTCCGAACTGCTGGTCGCGACCGCCGACACGGCCGATGCCGACATCGACCGTGCCGTGCCCGAGGTGCTGCACTCGCTGCGCGAGAAGCTGGGCATGGACGTGGTTTTTGTCTCCGAGTTCGTCGACGGCGAACGGGTGATGCGCTTCGTCGACAAGGCCGAGGTCGCACCGCCCGTGCAGGTGGGCGATAGCGGCGAGCTGGAGTCGAGCTACTGCCTGCGCGTCGTCGACGGCCGCCTGCCGGAACTCGTGCACGACGCGGCCCGGCTGCCCGACCTGCCGGCCACGCCCTTCCGCGTGGGCGCGCACCTGAGCACGCCCATCGTGCTGCCCGACGGCCAGACCTACGGCACGCTGTGCTGCTTCAGCACCGCGCCCAACGAGCACCTGCGTCGCAAGGATGTCGACACGCTGCGCATGTGCGCACAGCTCGTCGCACGCAAGATCGACAGTGCCGACCGCCGCCGTGTGCCCGAGTGGACGCTGGCCCCGGTGGAGCCGCCGACGCGCCGCTAA
- a CDS encoding oxidoreductase-like domain-containing protein, giving the protein MSTPITSVAEAQAMFGELQQRAQAAGLSLRVPPPEPTTCCGRGCNGCVWEGWYAAVEYWREEALLALGP; this is encoded by the coding sequence ATGTCGACCCCCATCACCAGCGTGGCCGAGGCGCAGGCCATGTTCGGCGAACTGCAGCAGCGTGCACAGGCCGCGGGCCTGTCGCTGCGCGTGCCGCCGCCCGAGCCCACCACCTGCTGCGGGCGCGGCTGCAATGGCTGCGTGTGGGAGGGCTGGTACGCCGCGGTCGAGTACTGGCGCGAAGAAGCGCTGCTGGCGCTCGGCCCTTAG
- a CDS encoding ABC transporter substrate-binding protein — protein MTMNRRLFLSRSAQTAAALGIASWLPSSQAAAEAISSRHVTFGSSLPLTGPLGASGKDHVMGIQAAFAAVNRAGGLHGRELRLITMDDGYAAARSAENVKQMVADNSVMALVSQVGTPNTAALLPIIEKAGLPLVGPITGSGALRNPQLRNVFHIRPSYGEEVTRMVEQLVKMGLSNIAFVYLDNPFGKEVLAQGKAALAAARLTASGEFALAFDGKNAAEVAQRVEDSRAGAVFLATTGSGVTDFVIALRGSMGSIPIVGLSVTYSDLPRLGKDRALGLAMASVFPSFKSKKFALIREHQADMDAMGFDAPTGSAVESWINARVLIEGVRRAGRDLHRDKLRASLASIRGFELGELVINFSSAAPYVGTLPVKLGVMGPDLTLRV, from the coding sequence ATGACGATGAATCGCCGCCTGTTCCTCAGCCGCTCCGCCCAGACCGCCGCCGCGCTCGGCATCGCCAGCTGGTTGCCCAGTTCACAAGCCGCTGCGGAAGCCATCTCGTCCCGGCACGTCACCTTCGGCAGCTCGCTGCCGCTGACCGGCCCGCTGGGCGCCTCGGGCAAGGACCACGTGATGGGCATCCAGGCCGCGTTCGCCGCGGTCAACCGCGCCGGCGGCCTCCATGGCCGCGAGCTGCGCCTGATCACCATGGACGACGGCTACGCCGCCGCCCGGTCGGCCGAGAACGTGAAGCAGATGGTGGCCGACAACTCGGTGATGGCGCTCGTCTCGCAGGTGGGCACGCCCAACACCGCGGCGCTGCTGCCCATCATCGAGAAGGCCGGCCTGCCGCTGGTGGGCCCGATCACCGGCTCGGGCGCCCTGCGCAACCCGCAGCTGCGCAACGTCTTCCACATCCGCCCGAGCTATGGCGAGGAAGTGACGCGCATGGTCGAGCAGCTGGTGAAGATGGGCCTGTCGAACATCGCCTTCGTCTACCTCGACAATCCCTTCGGCAAGGAAGTGCTGGCGCAGGGCAAGGCCGCGCTCGCCGCCGCCAGGCTCACCGCCAGCGGTGAATTCGCGCTCGCCTTCGACGGCAAGAACGCCGCCGAGGTGGCCCAGCGTGTCGAGGACTCGCGCGCCGGCGCCGTGTTCCTCGCCACCACCGGCTCGGGCGTGACCGACTTCGTGATCGCCCTGCGCGGCAGCATGGGCTCCATCCCGATCGTGGGCCTGTCGGTCACCTACTCCGACCTGCCGCGCCTCGGCAAGGACCGCGCGCTGGGCCTCGCGATGGCCTCGGTCTTCCCGAGCTTCAAGAGCAAGAAGTTCGCGCTGATCCGCGAGCACCAGGCCGACATGGACGCGATGGGCTTCGACGCGCCCACCGGCTCCGCCGTCGAGAGCTGGATCAACGCCCGCGTGCTGATCGAAGGCGTGCGGCGCGCCGGCCGCGACCTCCACCGCGACAAGCTGCGTGCCTCGCTCGCCAGCATCCGCGGCTTCGAGCTCGGCGAACTCGTCATCAACTTCAGCAGCGCCGCGCCCTATGTGGGCACGCTGCCGGTGAAGCTCGGCGTGATGGGCCCCGACCTCACACTCCGCGTTTGA
- the mnmH gene encoding tRNA 2-selenouridine(34) synthase MnmH, which translates to MSHKLYTVENLKEFSVIIDARSPSEYALDHIPGAINCPVLDDEERRITGTTYVQVSAFEARKIGGAMVARNIARHLDESFADKPRDWRPLIYCWRGGMRSGSFVNWLRLVGWDAQQLKGGYKAFRHHVMERLNALCPALQLHVLCGPTGSAKTRVLQALREQGEQVLDLEALAAHRGSVLGAVPGREQPSQKGFETQLMSALEPLDPTRRVWVEAESRRIGRITVPDALLLRLRESPVVEIVATPEARLAYLLRDYAWLGDDPKGLADKLGGLKGLLPNETLEQWQAWALARELPPLFAALMAEHYDPQYARSQGRHLQRLTQARRVETDDLTPDGITALARQITSL; encoded by the coding sequence ATGAGTCACAAGCTCTACACCGTTGAAAATCTGAAGGAGTTCAGCGTCATCATCGACGCCCGCTCGCCGTCGGAATACGCGCTCGACCACATCCCCGGCGCCATCAACTGCCCGGTGCTCGACGACGAAGAGCGCCGCATCACCGGCACGACCTACGTGCAGGTCTCGGCCTTCGAGGCGCGCAAGATCGGCGGTGCGATGGTGGCGCGCAACATCGCCCGCCACCTCGACGAAAGTTTTGCCGACAAGCCGCGCGACTGGCGCCCGCTCATCTACTGCTGGCGCGGCGGCATGCGCAGCGGCAGCTTCGTCAACTGGTTGCGCCTGGTGGGCTGGGACGCGCAGCAGTTGAAGGGTGGCTACAAGGCCTTTCGCCACCACGTGATGGAGCGGCTCAATGCACTGTGTCCGGCGCTGCAGCTGCACGTGCTGTGCGGCCCGACCGGCAGTGCCAAGACGCGCGTGCTGCAAGCCCTGCGTGAGCAGGGTGAACAGGTGCTCGACCTCGAAGCGCTGGCCGCGCACCGCGGCTCGGTGCTGGGCGCGGTGCCCGGCCGCGAGCAGCCGTCGCAGAAAGGATTCGAGACCCAGCTGATGAGTGCGCTGGAGCCGCTCGACCCGACCCGCCGCGTGTGGGTCGAGGCCGAGAGCCGGCGCATCGGCCGCATCACCGTGCCCGATGCGCTGCTGCTGCGCCTGCGCGAAAGCCCGGTCGTGGAGATCGTGGCCACGCCCGAGGCGCGGCTCGCCTACCTGCTGCGCGACTACGCCTGGCTTGGCGACGACCCGAAGGGCCTGGCCGACAAGCTCGGCGGCCTGAAAGGCCTGCTGCCCAACGAGACGCTCGAACAGTGGCAAGCCTGGGCGCTGGCGCGTGAGCTGCCGCCGCTCTTTGCCGCGCTGATGGCCGAGCACTACGACCCGCAATACGCCCGCTCGCAGGGCCGCCACCTGCAGCGGCTCACGCAGGCGCGGCGCGTCGAGACCGACGACCTCACGCCCGACGGCATCACCGCCCTGGCCCGACAGATCACTTCACTCTGA